A genomic region of Mesorhizobium sp. NZP2077 contains the following coding sequences:
- the phoU gene encoding phosphate signaling complex protein PhoU, which translates to MAEHTVAAFDEDLGQISKLISDMGDLAGSMVGGATKALLNSDNALAQRVVSDDAIMDARQRELDDRAITLIAKRQPMADDLRHVVGSIRMAGDLERIGDLAKNIAKRVGTVGLATTPRDLSHSIDAMAQLVLIQVQGVIEEYAAGDAAALAKLRNDDERIDVKYTSVFRELLTYMMEDPRNITACTHLLFCAKNLERIGDHVTNIAENAYYVLTGTQLPANRPKQDETAMSAPAA; encoded by the coding sequence ATGGCCGAACACACAGTCGCAGCCTTCGACGAGGATCTCGGACAGATCAGCAAGCTGATCAGCGACATGGGCGATCTCGCCGGCTCGATGGTCGGCGGGGCCACCAAGGCGCTGCTGAATTCCGACAACGCGCTGGCACAGCGTGTGGTCTCCGACGACGCCATCATGGACGCGCGCCAGCGCGAACTCGACGACCGCGCCATCACGCTGATCGCCAAGCGCCAGCCGATGGCCGACGATCTGCGCCATGTCGTCGGCTCGATCCGCATGGCCGGCGATCTCGAGCGCATCGGCGACCTTGCCAAGAACATCGCCAAGCGCGTCGGCACCGTCGGCCTCGCCACTACGCCGCGCGACCTGTCGCATTCCATCGACGCCATGGCGCAGCTGGTGCTGATCCAGGTGCAGGGCGTGATCGAGGAGTACGCGGCCGGCGATGCCGCCGCACTTGCCAAGCTCAGGAATGACGACGAACGCATCGACGTCAAATACACCTCCGTCTTCCGCGAACTGTTGACCTATATGATGGAGGACCCGCGCAACATCACGGCGTGCACGCATCTGTTGTTCTGCGCCAAGAATCTCGAACGCATCGGCGACCACGTGACCAACATCGCCGAAAACGCCTACTATGTCCTGACCGGCACGCAGTTGCCCGCCAACCGTCCAAAACAGGATGAGACGGCGATGTCGGCGCCCGCGGCCTGA
- a CDS encoding sugar ABC transporter permease, whose amino-acid sequence MTDTTSNQPVGSTAADKARASELSAVGRFLNATELDTRMLGMVGALLVIWVGIHILSGGIFLTPRNLWNLSVQTSSVAIMATGMVLVIVMRNIDLSVGSVEGVIGMIMGVAQAEFLIRVIGFQLGNPWLWIIALAAGVVLGLLIGAFQGFIIAYMEVPAFIVTLGGLLVWRGMAWLITSGRTVAPLDTAFQLMGGGPRGSIGATASWIVGVVACVAVAFMLLNGRSQRKRFSFPLRPVWAETLLGVVACAAILGAVWIANSYPWPIGIVRQYAQQNGITIPEGGLFIAHGVAIPVLMAVAVGIIMTFITKRTRFGRYVFAIGGNPEAAELAGINTRWVTMKVFMIMGVLAAISAAISSARLNASTNALGTLDELLVIAAAVIGGTSLAGGAGTVMGAMLGALLMQSLQSGMVLLGIDSPLQSIVVGAVLVIAVWLDTVYRKRV is encoded by the coding sequence ATGACCGACACGACCTCTAATCAACCGGTCGGCAGCACTGCGGCGGATAAGGCGCGTGCATCCGAACTCAGCGCCGTTGGACGGTTTCTCAACGCTACCGAACTCGACACGCGCATGCTCGGCATGGTCGGCGCACTGCTGGTCATCTGGGTCGGCATCCATATCCTGTCGGGCGGGATTTTCCTGACACCGCGCAATCTGTGGAACCTGTCGGTGCAGACCTCGTCGGTCGCGATCATGGCGACCGGCATGGTGCTGGTTATCGTCATGCGCAACATCGACCTCTCGGTCGGATCCGTCGAAGGCGTGATCGGCATGATCATGGGCGTGGCGCAGGCCGAATTCCTCATTCGCGTAATCGGTTTCCAGCTTGGAAATCCGTGGCTTTGGATCATCGCGCTGGCGGCCGGTGTGGTGCTTGGTCTCCTGATCGGCGCATTCCAGGGCTTCATCATCGCCTATATGGAGGTTCCGGCCTTCATCGTGACGCTGGGCGGCCTGCTGGTCTGGCGCGGCATGGCATGGCTGATCACCAGCGGGCGCACGGTCGCGCCGCTCGACACAGCCTTCCAGCTGATGGGTGGCGGACCGCGCGGCTCGATCGGCGCTACCGCCAGTTGGATCGTCGGTGTCGTCGCCTGCGTGGCGGTCGCTTTCATGCTGCTCAACGGCAGGTCGCAACGCAAGCGGTTCAGCTTTCCGCTGCGCCCCGTTTGGGCCGAGACCTTGCTTGGCGTGGTTGCTTGCGCCGCTATCCTTGGCGCCGTCTGGATCGCCAATTCCTATCCATGGCCGATCGGCATCGTGCGCCAGTACGCTCAGCAGAACGGCATTACCATTCCCGAAGGCGGGCTGTTCATCGCGCATGGCGTTGCCATACCGGTGCTGATGGCGGTGGCCGTGGGCATTATCATGACCTTCATCACCAAGCGCACGCGTTTCGGCCGCTATGTCTTTGCCATCGGCGGCAATCCGGAGGCGGCCGAACTTGCCGGCATCAACACGCGCTGGGTGACCATGAAGGTGTTCATGATCATGGGCGTGCTGGCCGCGATCAGCGCGGCGATCTCGTCGGCCCGCCTCAACGCATCGACCAATGCGCTGGGCACGCTGGACGAGCTTCTGGTCATCGCCGCCGCTGTCATCGGCGGCACCTCGCTCGCCGGCGGCGCCGGCACGGTGATGGGCGCCATGCTGGGCGCGCTTCTGATGCAATCATTGCAGTCGGGCATGGTGCTGCTCGGCATCGACTCGCCGCTGCAGAGCATCGTCGTTGGTGCCGTGCTGGTCATCGCCGTGTGGCTCGACACCGTCTATCGCAAGCGGGTTTAG
- the pstA gene encoding phosphate ABC transporter permease PstA has protein sequence MSTATSLHQSRKRKNGVMMTLCVVAAGIGLAWLALILGALLYKGLSGVNLSVFTEMTPPPGDAGGLLNAIYGSIVMTIIGIIVGTPIGVLAGTYMAEYGRFSKLTTVVRFINDILLSAPSIIIGLFVYELMVRPMGHFSAIAGAVALAILVIPVVVRTTEDMLNLVPNALREAGTAIGAPRWVVIKSVAYRAAMSGIVTGILLAIARISGETAPLLFTALNNQFWSSNLNAPMASLPVTIFQFALSPYEEWQQLAWTGALIITLTVLALSIVARSLTGRREDK, from the coding sequence ATGTCGACAGCCACGTCGCTTCACCAGAGCCGCAAGCGCAAGAATGGCGTGATGATGACGCTGTGCGTCGTCGCCGCCGGCATCGGCCTTGCCTGGCTGGCGCTGATCCTCGGCGCACTGCTCTACAAGGGCCTTTCCGGTGTCAATCTTTCGGTCTTCACGGAGATGACGCCACCGCCCGGCGATGCCGGCGGTCTGCTCAACGCCATCTACGGCAGCATCGTGATGACCATCATCGGCATCATCGTCGGCACACCGATCGGCGTGCTGGCCGGCACCTACATGGCCGAATATGGCCGATTCTCGAAGCTCACCACCGTGGTGCGCTTCATCAACGACATCCTTCTGTCGGCGCCGTCGATCATCATCGGCCTGTTCGTCTATGAGCTGATGGTGCGGCCGATGGGGCATTTCTCGGCGATCGCCGGCGCCGTCGCGCTTGCCATCCTGGTCATCCCCGTCGTCGTGCGCACCACCGAGGACATGCTCAACCTGGTGCCCAACGCCTTGCGCGAAGCCGGCACCGCGATCGGCGCGCCGCGCTGGGTGGTCATCAAGTCGGTCGCCTACCGCGCCGCAATGTCCGGTATCGTCACCGGCATATTGCTGGCCATCGCCCGCATCTCCGGCGAGACGGCACCCCTTCTTTTCACGGCGCTGAACAACCAGTTCTGGTCGAGCAATCTCAACGCGCCAATGGCCAGCCTGCCTGTGACCATCTTCCAGTTTGCTCTCAGCCCTTACGAGGAATGGCAGCAGCTGGCCTGGACTGGCGCACTCATCATCACATTGACGGTTCTCGCGCTCAGCATCGTTGCGCGCAGCCTGACCGGACGCAGAGAGGACAAATGA
- the pstC gene encoding phosphate ABC transporter permease subunit PstC — MSAVQEALPAVRGSRDAIVRRFALTDAIFHGMTRAAAILVLVLLGGVAISLFAGSWQALSTFGFSFLTSESWNPVTEKFGALAPIYGTIITSAIAILIAVPLGIGIAIFLTELCPRPLRRPIGMAVELLAGIPSIIYGIWGLFVLAPFLQTTVQPFIISVFHGIPGLNSLFAGPPYGIGLLTSSMILAIMVLPFITSITKDVFDTVPPVLKESAYGIGCTTWEVTRRVVIPYTRIGIMGGVMLGLGRALGETMAVTFVIGNAHRISTSLFAPATTISATIANEFTEAVGDLYTSSLVALGLILFVITFLILAIARYMLMRIDARTGA, encoded by the coding sequence ATGAGCGCTGTCCAGGAAGCCTTGCCAGCCGTTAGAGGTTCGCGCGACGCCATCGTCCGACGCTTCGCGCTGACCGACGCGATCTTCCATGGAATGACCCGCGCTGCCGCGATCCTGGTGCTGGTCCTGCTCGGCGGCGTTGCGATCTCGCTGTTTGCCGGCTCCTGGCAAGCCCTCTCGACCTTCGGCTTTTCCTTCCTGACCAGCGAAAGCTGGAACCCGGTGACGGAGAAATTCGGTGCCCTGGCGCCGATCTACGGCACCATCATCACCTCGGCCATCGCCATCCTGATCGCCGTGCCGCTCGGCATCGGCATCGCCATCTTCCTCACCGAGCTTTGCCCGCGTCCGCTGCGGCGCCCGATCGGCATGGCGGTGGAATTGCTGGCCGGCATCCCTTCGATCATCTACGGCATCTGGGGCCTGTTCGTCCTGGCACCGTTCCTGCAGACGACCGTGCAGCCCTTCATCATCAGCGTGTTCCATGGCATTCCGGGCCTCAACAGCCTGTTTGCCGGCCCGCCCTATGGCATCGGCCTGCTGACCTCGTCGATGATCCTTGCCATCATGGTGCTGCCCTTCATCACCTCGATCACCAAGGACGTCTTCGACACGGTGCCTCCGGTGCTTAAGGAATCGGCCTACGGCATTGGTTGCACCACCTGGGAAGTGACCCGCCGCGTCGTCATTCCCTACACCCGCATCGGCATCATGGGCGGCGTCATGCTCGGCCTCGGCCGTGCGCTCGGCGAAACCATGGCGGTGACCTTCGTCATCGGCAACGCGCACCGCATCTCGACCTCGCTGTTCGCGCCGGCAACGACGATCTCGGCCACCATCGCCAACGAATTCACCGAAGCGGTCGGCGATCTCTACACCTCTTCACTGGTGGCGCTCGGCCTGATCCTGTTCGTCATCACTTTCCTGATCCTTGCCATCGCACGCTACATGCTGATGCGCATCGACGCCCGCACGGGAGCTTGA
- the xylF gene encoding D-xylose ABC transporter substrate-binding protein, which translates to MKRFTAAILAGVAMSLTLASVAQAKDKVIGVSWSNFQEERWKTDEAAMKKAIEAAGDKYISADAQSNPGKQLTDVESLISQGANSLIILAQDASAIGPAVQKALDEGIPVVGYDRLIENKDVFYLTFDNKEVGRLQAAAVFKAKPEGNYVFIKGSGADPNADFLFSGSMEVLKAAIDSGKIKNVGEAYTDGWLPANAQKNMEQFLTANDNKVDAVVAANDGTAGGVVAALTAQGLAGTVPVSGQDGDHAALNRIALGTQTVSVWKDARELGKNAAEIASQLADGKKMTDIAGVKDFTTPGGNTVKSLFLTPVAITKDNLNVVIDAGWIKKDEVCAGVAAGSVAACN; encoded by the coding sequence ATGAAGAGATTCACAGCCGCCATCCTGGCGGGTGTCGCCATGTCGCTGACGCTTGCGTCGGTCGCGCAGGCGAAGGACAAGGTCATCGGCGTTTCGTGGTCCAACTTCCAGGAAGAGCGCTGGAAGACCGACGAAGCCGCCATGAAGAAGGCGATCGAGGCCGCCGGCGACAAGTACATCTCCGCCGATGCGCAGTCCAATCCCGGCAAGCAGCTTACCGATGTCGAAAGCCTGATCTCGCAGGGCGCCAATTCGCTGATCATCCTCGCGCAGGACGCCTCGGCCATCGGTCCGGCCGTGCAGAAGGCGTTGGACGAAGGCATTCCGGTCGTCGGCTATGACCGCCTGATCGAGAACAAGGACGTCTTCTACCTGACCTTCGACAACAAGGAAGTCGGCCGCTTGCAGGCGGCCGCGGTGTTCAAGGCCAAGCCGGAAGGCAACTATGTCTTCATCAAGGGCTCGGGTGCCGATCCGAATGCCGACTTCCTGTTCTCGGGCTCGATGGAAGTGCTCAAGGCGGCCATCGACAGCGGCAAGATCAAGAATGTCGGCGAGGCCTATACGGACGGCTGGCTGCCCGCCAACGCCCAGAAGAACATGGAGCAGTTCCTGACCGCCAACGACAACAAGGTCGACGCCGTGGTTGCGGCCAATGACGGCACCGCTGGCGGCGTCGTCGCGGCGCTGACGGCGCAGGGCTTGGCCGGCACCGTGCCGGTGTCGGGTCAGGACGGCGATCATGCGGCGCTGAACCGCATCGCGCTCGGTACCCAGACCGTGTCGGTTTGGAAGGACGCGCGCGAGCTCGGCAAGAACGCAGCCGAGATCGCCTCGCAACTGGCTGACGGCAAGAAGATGACCGACATCGCCGGCGTCAAGGACTTCACGACGCCCGGCGGCAACACCGTCAAGTCGCTGTTCCTGACCCCGGTCGCCATCACCAAGGACAATCTCAACGTCGTCATCGACGCCGGCTGGATCAAGAAGGACGAAGTCTGCGCGGGCGTCGCCGCCGGCAGCGTCGCCGCCTGCAACTAA
- the pstS gene encoding phosphate ABC transporter substrate-binding protein PstS, whose translation MRHFIRSAAVAIAMATASTFTLSAAMAADLSGAGSTFIYPVFAKWADTYKKDTGIGLNYQSIGSGGGIKQVIAKTVTFGATDKPMSDADLEKNGLVQFPMVMGGIVPIVNLTGVKPGELVLDGKTIAQIYLGAITTWDDAAIKALNPTLTLPSTAIAVVHRSDGSGTTFNFTNYLVKLSPDWKDKVGSDTAVEWPTGVGAKGSEGVANTVKQTDGGIGYVEYAYAKQNNLSYSKMLNAAGKVVEPSLESFGAAASNADFKTAKNFNVIITNEPGDATWPIAASTWVLIHKAPDDAAATGEALKFFAWAYKDGKETAKALDYVSIPDSVVDLIKASWKTDIQADGKPVYVGE comes from the coding sequence ATGAGACATTTCATCCGCTCGGCGGCCGTTGCGATCGCAATGGCTACAGCGTCTACCTTCACCCTTTCCGCAGCCATGGCAGCTGACCTTTCCGGCGCCGGTTCGACCTTCATCTATCCAGTGTTCGCCAAGTGGGCCGACACCTACAAGAAGGACACCGGCATCGGCCTCAACTACCAGTCGATCGGTTCGGGCGGCGGCATCAAGCAGGTCATCGCCAAGACCGTGACTTTTGGCGCCACCGACAAGCCGATGTCCGATGCCGATCTGGAAAAGAACGGCCTCGTGCAGTTCCCGATGGTGATGGGCGGCATCGTGCCGATCGTCAACCTGACCGGCGTCAAGCCGGGCGAGCTCGTCCTCGACGGCAAGACGATTGCCCAGATCTATCTCGGCGCCATCACCACCTGGGATGACGCCGCGATCAAGGCGCTGAACCCCACCCTCACCCTGCCGTCGACCGCGATCGCCGTCGTGCATCGTTCGGACGGCTCGGGCACCACCTTCAACTTCACCAACTATCTGGTGAAGCTCTCGCCCGACTGGAAGGACAAGGTCGGTTCGGACACCGCCGTCGAATGGCCCACGGGCGTCGGCGCCAAGGGCAGCGAAGGCGTTGCCAACACCGTCAAGCAGACGGACGGCGGCATCGGCTACGTCGAATACGCCTATGCCAAGCAGAACAACCTGTCCTATTCCAAGATGCTGAATGCAGCCGGCAAGGTCGTCGAGCCGTCGCTCGAATCCTTCGGCGCGGCCGCTTCGAATGCCGACTTCAAGACTGCCAAGAACTTCAACGTCATCATCACCAACGAGCCCGGCGACGCCACCTGGCCGATCGCGGCTTCCACCTGGGTCCTGATCCACAAGGCTCCGGATGATGCCGCCGCCACCGGCGAAGCCCTGAAGTTCTTTGCCTGGGCCTACAAGGACGGCAAGGAAACCGCCAAGGCGCTCGACTATGTCTCGATCCCCGACAGCGTCGTCGACCTGATAAAGGCTTCGTGGAAGACCGACATCCAGGCCGACGGCAAGCCCGTCTACGTCGGCGAGTAA
- the pstB gene encoding phosphate ABC transporter ATP-binding protein PstB: MSQMLSPDMTIAAEAAAKVKIEVKNLNFYYGQSKALKDITLSLPERSVTAFIGPSGCGKSTLLRVFNRIYELYPKQTAEGQVLLDGQNVLDRSQDLNLLRTKIGMVFQKPTPFPMSIYENIAFGVRLYEKISKAEMDGRVEQALKRAALWNEVKDKLNASGLSLSGGQQQRLCIARTVAVKPEVILLDEPASALDPLSTAKIEELIDELQADYTIVIVTHNMQQAARVSKQTAFMYLGELVEFDKTEKIFTSPREKRTQDYITGRFG, from the coding sequence ATGAGCCAGATGTTGTCTCCAGACATGACGATCGCCGCCGAGGCAGCCGCCAAGGTAAAGATCGAGGTCAAGAACCTCAACTTCTACTACGGCCAGTCGAAGGCGCTGAAGGATATCACGCTGTCGCTGCCCGAGCGCAGCGTCACCGCTTTCATCGGGCCGTCGGGTTGCGGAAAGTCGACGCTGCTGCGCGTCTTCAACCGCATCTATGAGCTCTATCCAAAGCAGACCGCCGAGGGCCAGGTCCTGCTCGACGGCCAGAACGTCCTCGACCGCTCGCAGGATCTCAACCTGCTGCGCACCAAGATCGGCATGGTGTTCCAGAAGCCGACGCCGTTCCCGATGTCGATCTATGAGAACATCGCTTTCGGCGTCAGGCTCTATGAGAAGATCAGCAAGGCCGAGATGGACGGCCGCGTCGAGCAGGCGCTGAAGCGCGCAGCCCTATGGAACGAGGTCAAGGACAAGCTCAATGCCAGCGGCCTCAGCCTGTCAGGCGGCCAGCAGCAGCGGCTGTGCATCGCCCGCACCGTGGCGGTGAAGCCGGAAGTCATCCTGCTCGACGAGCCGGCCTCGGCGCTTGACCCGCTGTCGACCGCCAAGATCGAGGAGCTGATCGACGAGCTGCAGGCCGACTACACGATCGTCATCGTCACCCACAACATGCAGCAGGCGGCGCGCGTCTCGAAGCAGACCGCCTTCATGTATCTGGGAGAACTGGTCGAGTTCGACAAAACCGAGAAGATCTTCACGTCGCCTCGCGAGAAGCGCACGCAAGATTACATCACCGGCCGCTTCGGCTGA
- a CDS encoding ROK family protein translates to MSVGIRHDDLRRRNRAMVIAAVRRAGRPSRTEIAATTGLSHSTISAISSDLIGEGILAEGKPSEAGALKRGRPQVGLGLNPEAAAVMTVVLSLNFLSVAVIDYAGQVVSEEQRRLDTLTMSREALIGECVAIVRRRLEDPDIDVRSVARIALAIQGITDTEARAMLWSPITPQTNIAFADILEAEFGIPATMENDCNMMAVALRWRDPERYRDDFIAILLSHGIGMGLVLKGELFTGTHSSGGEFGHMIHRPGGALCRCGRRGCVEAYAGNYAIWRNARQLSEDTEPVADVSDAQMRALAATARERDGPEREAYRKAGEALGYGLGSLFALIDPAPVAMVGVSAAAFDLIEPALREAIAQTAGGQHSKSISFDTEPNELPLIREGCAMRALTFVDQEIFAPGVQAKSGLAVKKNVA, encoded by the coding sequence ATGTCGGTCGGAATCCGCCACGACGATCTGCGCCGGCGCAACCGCGCGATGGTGATTGCGGCCGTGCGCCGGGCCGGTCGACCCTCGCGCACCGAGATTGCCGCGACCACCGGCCTCAGCCACTCGACCATATCGGCTATCTCTTCCGACCTGATCGGCGAAGGCATCCTGGCCGAAGGCAAGCCGAGCGAGGCCGGCGCGCTCAAACGCGGCCGGCCGCAGGTCGGCCTCGGCCTCAACCCGGAGGCCGCGGCTGTCATGACCGTGGTGCTGTCGCTGAATTTCCTCTCCGTCGCCGTCATCGACTATGCCGGCCAGGTGGTATCGGAGGAACAGCGCCGGTTGGACACACTGACCATGTCGCGCGAAGCGCTGATCGGCGAATGCGTCGCCATCGTGCGGCGGCGCCTCGAGGATCCCGATATCGACGTGCGCAGCGTCGCCCGCATCGCGCTGGCGATCCAGGGCATCACCGACACCGAGGCCCGGGCGATGCTCTGGTCGCCGATCACGCCGCAGACCAACATCGCCTTCGCCGACATACTCGAGGCCGAGTTCGGCATCCCCGCCACCATGGAAAACGACTGCAACATGATGGCGGTGGCGCTGCGCTGGCGCGATCCCGAGCGCTACCGCGACGACTTCATCGCCATCCTTCTGTCGCACGGCATCGGCATGGGCCTGGTGCTGAAGGGCGAGTTGTTCACCGGCACCCATTCCTCAGGCGGCGAGTTCGGCCACATGATCCATCGGCCCGGCGGCGCGCTCTGCCGCTGCGGACGCCGCGGCTGCGTCGAGGCCTATGCCGGCAACTACGCCATCTGGCGCAACGCCAGGCAGCTCAGTGAGGACACCGAGCCGGTGGCCGACGTCAGCGACGCGCAGATGCGGGCGCTCGCCGCCACGGCACGCGAACGCGACGGGCCCGAGCGCGAAGCCTATCGCAAGGCGGGCGAGGCACTGGGCTACGGCCTCGGCAGCCTGTTCGCGCTGATCGATCCAGCACCCGTCGCCATGGTCGGCGTCAGCGCCGCCGCCTTCGACCTGATCGAGCCCGCATTGCGCGAGGCCATCGCCCAGACCGCCGGCGGCCAGCACTCGAAATCGATTTCCTTCGACACCGAACCGAACGAACTTCCCCTCATCCGCGAAGGCTGCGCCATGCGCGCGCTGACCTTCGTCGACCAAGAGATCTTCGCACCGGGTGTGCAGGCGAAATCAGGCCTTGCCGTAAAGAAAAACGTAGCCTGA
- a CDS encoding ATP-binding cassette domain-containing protein has protein sequence MADKIAPATAPSGTPLIDMRNISIAFGGIRAVDDASIDLFPGEVVALLGHNGAGKSTLIKILSGAYKRDAGQIFVNGEEASIANPRDAKKYGIETIYQTLALADNVDAAANLFLGRELMTGWGTLDDVAMEAEARKVMGRLNPRFQRFKEAVIKLSGGQRQSVAIARAILFNARILIMDEPTAALGPQETAQVGELVKQLKSDGIGIFLISHDIHDVFELADRVCVMKNGQVVGTARTTDVTQDEVLGMIILGKCPPGAIPGPGALKIAA, from the coding sequence ATGGCTGACAAAATCGCTCCCGCAACTGCACCCTCTGGCACGCCGCTGATCGACATGCGCAACATCTCGATCGCCTTTGGCGGCATCCGGGCCGTCGACGACGCCTCGATCGATCTTTTCCCCGGCGAGGTCGTGGCGCTGCTCGGCCATAATGGCGCTGGCAAGTCGACCCTGATCAAAATCCTGTCGGGCGCCTACAAGCGCGATGCCGGCCAGATCTTCGTCAATGGCGAGGAGGCTTCGATCGCCAATCCGCGCGATGCCAAGAAATACGGCATCGAGACCATCTACCAGACGCTCGCTTTGGCCGACAATGTCGATGCTGCCGCCAATCTGTTCCTCGGCCGCGAGCTGATGACCGGATGGGGCACGCTCGACGACGTTGCGATGGAGGCCGAGGCGCGCAAGGTGATGGGCCGGCTCAATCCGCGCTTCCAGCGCTTCAAGGAGGCGGTGATCAAGCTGTCTGGCGGCCAGCGGCAATCGGTGGCGATCGCACGTGCGATCCTGTTCAACGCCCGCATCCTGATCATGGACGAGCCGACGGCAGCCCTTGGTCCGCAGGAAACGGCGCAGGTCGGCGAACTGGTCAAGCAGCTCAAATCCGATGGTATCGGCATCTTCCTGATCAGCCACGACATCCACGATGTGTTCGAACTGGCCGATCGGGTCTGCGTCATGAAGAACGGCCAGGTCGTCGGCACCGCGCGCACCACCGACGTCACCCAGGACGAGGTGCTCGGCATGATCATCCTGGGTAAATGTCCTCCGGGCGCCATTCCCGGGCCGGGCGCGCTGAAGATCGCGGCCTGA
- the phoB gene encoding phosphate regulon transcriptional regulator PhoB, giving the protein MIAPRIMVVEDEEPLGVLLRYNLESEGYQVEVVPRGDEAEIRLQENVPDLLVLDWMVPAVSGIELCRRLRMRPETERLPIIMLTARGEESDRVRGLSTGADDYLVKPFSTPEFMARVKALLRRAKPEVLSSVLKVGDIVLDRESHRVYRKKSEIRLGPTEFRLLEFMMRHPGRVFSRSQLLDNVWGETIYIDERTVDVHVGRLRKAVNNGRMPDVIRTIRGAGYAIRED; this is encoded by the coding sequence ATGATCGCGCCACGCATTATGGTGGTGGAGGATGAGGAGCCGCTGGGGGTGCTGCTCCGTTACAATCTTGAATCCGAAGGCTACCAGGTGGAGGTGGTGCCGCGCGGCGACGAGGCTGAGATCCGCCTGCAGGAGAACGTGCCCGACCTTCTCGTGCTCGACTGGATGGTGCCGGCGGTGTCCGGCATCGAACTCTGTCGGCGGCTGCGGATGCGGCCCGAGACCGAGCGGTTGCCGATCATCATGCTGACCGCGCGGGGCGAAGAAAGCGACCGCGTGCGCGGGCTCTCGACCGGCGCCGACGACTATCTGGTCAAGCCGTTCTCGACGCCGGAATTCATGGCTCGCGTCAAGGCGCTGCTGCGCCGCGCCAAGCCGGAAGTTCTGTCCAGCGTGCTCAAGGTCGGCGACATCGTGCTCGATCGTGAATCGCACCGGGTCTATCGCAAGAAGAGCGAGATCCGGCTCGGGCCGACCGAATTCCGCCTGCTCGAATTCATGATGCGTCATCCCGGCCGCGTGTTCTCGCGCAGCCAGCTGCTCGACAATGTCTGGGGCGAGACGATCTACATCGACGAGCGCACGGTGGACGTGCATGTCGGCCGGCTGCGGAAGGCGGTCAACAATGGCCGCATGCCCGATGTTATCCGCACCATCCGTGGGGCGGGCTACGCGATCCGCGAGGATTGA